In Candidatus Contubernalis alkalaceticus, the following proteins share a genomic window:
- a CDS encoding lmo0937 family membrane protein, whose translation MLWTIIFILVILWLLGLFTATGGALVHILLVVALIVIVVQLLQSRRI comes from the coding sequence ATGTTATGGACAATTATTTTTATACTCGTAATCTTATGGTTGCTGGGTCTTTTTACAGCTACCGGTGGTGCGTTAGTACACATTCTATTGGTAGTTGCACTGATTGTGATTGTAGTACAGTTGCTTCAAAGCAGAAGAATATAA